The following coding sequences are from one Gemmatimonadota bacterium window:
- the fdhD gene encoding formate dehydrogenase accessory sulfurtransferase FdhD, which yields MRRAKTETSVIHRVTRYDGSIGKSADDVLVVEEPLEIRVAGESVAVTMRTPGDDRALALGFLYGEGIIREIGDVGRAEHCGRPGTPEYGNVMDVLPHPGEILDPERIRAGRRGTLTSSACGVCGREQIEDMMQRCQPIDDNRAVRSAMIFCAQEQMRQSQYVFAQTGGVHAAAAFSETGDMYCCFEDIGRHNAVDKVVGHLLETHSIAEGEGVQILAVSSRASFEIVQKAVVARIPVVVAVSAASSLAADLAQAMGITLIGFARDKRMVIYTGAVQ from the coding sequence ATGCGGCGAGCAAAAACAGAAACCAGTGTAATACACCGCGTCACGCGGTATGATGGCTCTATTGGCAAATCCGCGGATGATGTGCTGGTTGTAGAGGAGCCACTTGAAATTCGCGTTGCCGGGGAATCCGTTGCCGTGACCATGCGAACACCAGGGGATGACCGCGCCCTTGCCCTCGGATTTTTGTATGGCGAGGGCATTATTCGTGAAATTGGCGATGTCGGACGTGCGGAACACTGCGGCCGCCCGGGAACCCCTGAGTATGGAAATGTTATGGATGTTCTCCCTCATCCGGGTGAGATACTCGATCCCGAAAGGATTCGAGCAGGGCGACGAGGCACACTGACTTCATCTGCGTGTGGGGTATGTGGGCGCGAGCAGATAGAAGATATGATGCAGCGATGCCAGCCCATTGACGACAATCGCGCTGTTCGATCAGCGATGATCTTTTGTGCACAGGAGCAGATGCGCCAATCGCAGTACGTATTTGCACAAACAGGGGGTGTTCATGCTGCTGCCGCATTTTCTGAAACAGGGGATATGTATTGCTGTTTTGAAGATATTGGCCGGCACAATGCAGTAGATAAGGTTGTGGGGCATTTGCTCGAAACACACAGCATCGCAGAAGGGGAGGGGGTGCAAATACTCGCGGTGAGCAGCAGGGCGAGTTTCGAAATCGTACAAAAGGCCGTTGTTGCGCGCATACCTGTCGTGGTTGCCGTATCTGCAGCGAGTTCATTGGCAGCAGATCTTGCACAGGCGATGGGGATAACCCTCATTGGCTTTGCACGCGATAAAAGGATGGTCATTTATACAGGTGCTGTGCAATAG